The following proteins are co-located in the Candidatus Nitrosotenuis cloacae genome:
- the glyS gene encoding glycine--tRNA ligase — translation MNYENVMQLALERGFYFPSCEIYADAQAGFWEYGPSGVSMKTKFIELWRRELVRRDGMLEIDGSQIMSKSVFEASGHLASFADPIVKCKGCGLNYRADRLISEIAKIEIPESADLPDFDRAISEKNVRCPKCKGEFDAARKFNMMFKVEIGPEAEAAYLRPETCQSIFVDFPRLFKTMRGKLPLGVAQIGKSFRNEISPRQSLLRLREFYQAEIEVFCNPNKLNNLERFSEVKDTTIRLWINDELKAMSCKEAVESGVLPNEFVAYYLGMLTEFYEKTGIDVTKSRFRRLGEKEKAFYASVAFDFEVQTTIGWLELVACNYRSDYDLTSHANKSREKFEVLDDEQKVLPHVFEISMGIDRSLYTILEHSLRDEKENERIVLSIKPYLAPVHVGVLSLVKKDGLKEKTDEVYLKIKRRYDAFLDHSGAIGRRYRRLDEVGAPFAITIDHQTLQDDTVTLRKRDSMEQERIKISDIESTLSQAVSFP, via the coding sequence TTGAACTATGAGAATGTGATGCAGCTGGCACTAGAGCGCGGGTTTTACTTTCCAAGCTGCGAGATTTACGCAGACGCACAGGCGGGGTTCTGGGAGTACGGCCCGTCTGGCGTTAGCATGAAGACCAAGTTTATCGAGTTATGGAGGCGCGAGCTTGTGCGCAGAGACGGCATGCTGGAGATTGACGGCTCGCAGATAATGTCAAAGTCCGTGTTTGAGGCATCAGGGCACCTAGCAAGCTTTGCGGACCCGATAGTAAAGTGCAAGGGATGCGGGCTGAACTACAGGGCGGACAGACTCATCTCCGAGATTGCAAAGATAGAGATTCCCGAGTCTGCGGATCTGCCGGACTTTGACAGGGCGATTTCCGAGAAGAACGTCAGGTGTCCAAAGTGCAAGGGCGAGTTTGATGCGGCAAGAAAATTCAACATGATGTTCAAAGTGGAGATAGGGCCGGAGGCAGAGGCTGCGTATCTGAGGCCTGAGACGTGCCAGTCGATATTTGTAGATTTTCCAAGGTTGTTCAAGACCATGAGGGGCAAGCTCCCGCTGGGAGTTGCGCAGATAGGGAAGAGCTTTAGAAACGAGATCTCGCCAAGGCAGAGCCTTCTTAGGCTGCGCGAGTTCTACCAGGCGGAAATAGAGGTCTTCTGCAACCCGAACAAGCTGAACAATCTGGAGAGGTTTTCCGAGGTAAAAGACACGACGATCCGCCTGTGGATAAACGACGAGCTAAAGGCGATGAGCTGCAAGGAGGCAGTGGAGTCGGGCGTCCTTCCAAACGAGTTTGTCGCGTATTACCTGGGAATGCTCACAGAGTTTTACGAAAAGACCGGCATCGACGTTACAAAGAGCAGGTTCAGAAGGCTTGGAGAGAAGGAAAAGGCATTCTATGCGAGCGTTGCGTTTGACTTTGAGGTCCAGACCACCATCGGCTGGCTGGAACTGGTTGCGTGCAATTACAGATCGGACTATGATCTGACCAGCCACGCAAACAAGAGCCGGGAGAAATTCGAGGTGCTAGACGACGAGCAGAAGGTGCTGCCCCACGTATTTGAGATATCCATGGGAATCGACCGCAGCCTGTATACCATTTTGGAGCACAGTCTGCGGGACGAGAAGGAAAACGAGAGGATCGTGCTTTCCATAAAGCCGTATCTTGCACCGGTTCACGTAGGTGTGCTTTCTCTGGTCAAAAAGGACGGCCTTAAGGAAAAGACGGACGAGGTATACCTGAAAATAAAGCGCAGGTACGACGCATTTTTGGATCATTCTGGCGCCATAGGAAGGAGATACAGGAGGCTGGACGAGGTCGGCGCACCGTTTGCCATAACAATAGACCACCAGACGCTGCAGGACGACACGGTGACTTTGCGCAAGCGCGATTCCATGGAGCAAGAAAGAATAAAGATCTCAGATATCGAGTCTACATTATCCCAGGCAGTATCGTTTCCGTAA
- a CDS encoding deoxyribonuclease IV, which translates to MRLGVHVSISGSLSAAVDNAVERECSAFQIFTRSPRMWTAKDIPDKDAAEFRQKLSASKIDRFATVAHMPYLPNLASPNAATHAKSIAVLIKEVERCGKLGVPYLVAHLGSHLGEGEGKGIKQLVSAFTKAASVKNDVVILLENTAGQKNSVGSDFDQWAEIFSQLKPKDRFGVCFDTCHAFAYGYDLRTEKDVSATFKKFDDAVGFENLKILHLNDSKGEIGSNLDRHEHVGLGKIGEKGMTAVVKLAAKKDIPVILETPIDNVRDDFGNLRKVKELVA; encoded by the coding sequence TCTCCGGCTCGCTTTCTGCTGCAGTAGACAATGCAGTCGAGCGAGAGTGCTCGGCGTTTCAGATTTTTACCCGCAGCCCCCGTATGTGGACTGCAAAGGACATCCCGGACAAGGACGCAGCTGAGTTCAGGCAGAAGCTGAGTGCAAGCAAGATAGACAGGTTTGCAACAGTTGCGCACATGCCATATCTGCCAAACCTTGCGTCCCCAAATGCCGCAACACATGCAAAGTCGATCGCAGTTCTCATCAAGGAGGTGGAGCGATGCGGCAAGCTTGGCGTTCCGTATCTTGTGGCGCACCTTGGCAGCCATTTGGGAGAAGGAGAGGGAAAGGGAATCAAGCAGCTGGTCAGCGCATTTACAAAGGCTGCTAGTGTCAAAAACGACGTAGTGATTCTGTTGGAGAACACCGCAGGACAGAAGAACTCTGTCGGCTCTGACTTTGATCAGTGGGCTGAGATATTTTCGCAGCTAAAGCCAAAGGACAGGTTCGGTGTGTGTTTTGATACGTGTCATGCGTTTGCATATGGGTATGATTTAAGGACGGAAAAGGACGTGTCTGCAACTTTTAAGAAATTTGACGACGCAGTCGGCTTTGAGAACCTAAAGATCTTGCACCTAAATGACTCAAAGGGCGAGATCGGCTCGAATCTGGACAGGCACGAACATGTAGGCCTTGGAAAGATCGGCGAAAAGGGGATGACTGCGGTGGTAAAGCTTGCGGCAAAAAAGGACATACCGGTTATCTTGGAGACCCCAATTGACAACGTGCGAGATGACTTTGGCAATTTAAGGAAGGTAAAGGAGCTCGTAGCTTGA